A genome region from Glutamicibacter arilaitensis Re117 includes the following:
- a CDS encoding arsenate reductase ArsC: MTSTTKPSVLFVCVHNAGRSQMAAAFLSHLSEGRIEVRSAGSAPADSVNPAAVEAMAEVGIDMSTEIPKVLTTEAVQDSDVVITMGCGDACPFFPGKRYEDWKLEDPAGQGVDGVRPIRDEIRERIENLISELLPAA, encoded by the coding sequence ATGACTTCCACCACCAAGCCTTCGGTCCTGTTCGTCTGCGTGCACAACGCCGGCCGCTCGCAGATGGCCGCTGCCTTCCTGTCCCACCTCTCCGAAGGCCGCATCGAGGTCCGCTCAGCCGGCTCCGCGCCCGCTGATTCGGTGAACCCAGCGGCTGTGGAAGCAATGGCCGAGGTGGGCATCGACATGTCCACCGAGATCCCCAAGGTATTGACCACCGAGGCCGTACAGGACTCCGACGTCGTGATCACCATGGGCTGCGGCGATGCCTGCCCATTCTTCCCCGGCAAGCGCTATGAAGACTGGAAGCTGGAGGATCCAGCAGGCCAGGGCGTGGACGGGGTCCGCCCGATCCGCGATGAGATCCGTGAGCGCATCGAAAACCTGATCTCAGAACTGCTTCCCGCCGCATAA
- the arsB gene encoding ACR3 family arsenite efflux transporter, whose amino-acid sequence MTSAPDTAPVAQKLSFVDRYLALWILLAMAIGLGLGRIFPGLGQLLDKFTIAGVSVPIAIGLLVMMYPVLAKVRYNETGRVLADKKLMITSLVINWVLAPAFMFVLAWVFLADLPEYRTGLIIVGLARCIAMVFIWNDLACGDREAAAVLVAINSVFQVIAFGALGWFYLQLLPSWLGLETTSAQFSIGAITASVLVFLGIPLVAGYLTRTFGEKAKGRDWYENKFLPKIGPWALRGLLFTIVLLFALQGDNIISKPLDVLRMAIPLLTYFVVVFGAGMLIGHWLKLGYPRTTTLAFTAAGNNFELAIAVAIATFGATSGQALAGVVGPLIEVPILVALVYVALWARKFFPAFESSTTSA is encoded by the coding sequence GTGACATCCGCGCCCGATACTGCCCCTGTGGCCCAAAAGCTGTCGTTTGTCGACCGCTACTTGGCCCTCTGGATCCTGCTGGCCATGGCCATCGGCTTAGGACTAGGACGGATCTTCCCGGGACTCGGCCAGCTGCTGGACAAGTTCACCATCGCCGGCGTTTCGGTGCCCATTGCCATTGGCCTGCTGGTCATGATGTACCCGGTGCTGGCCAAGGTCCGCTACAACGAAACCGGCCGTGTGCTGGCCGATAAGAAGCTGATGATCACCTCGCTGGTGATCAACTGGGTCCTCGCCCCGGCGTTCATGTTCGTACTGGCCTGGGTCTTCCTCGCTGACCTTCCCGAATACCGCACCGGCCTGATCATCGTGGGCCTAGCCCGCTGCATCGCGATGGTGTTCATCTGGAATGACCTGGCCTGCGGCGACCGCGAAGCGGCCGCAGTGCTGGTAGCCATCAACTCCGTCTTCCAGGTCATCGCCTTCGGTGCCCTGGGCTGGTTCTATCTGCAGCTGCTGCCATCCTGGCTGGGACTGGAAACCACCAGCGCGCAGTTCTCCATCGGCGCCATCACCGCGTCGGTGCTGGTCTTCCTGGGCATCCCGCTGGTGGCCGGCTACCTGACACGCACCTTCGGTGAAAAGGCCAAGGGCAGGGACTGGTACGAGAACAAGTTCCTGCCGAAAATCGGCCCGTGGGCCTTGCGCGGATTGCTGTTCACCATCGTGCTGCTCTTCGCCCTGCAGGGCGATAACATCATCTCCAAGCCGCTGGATGTGCTGCGCATGGCCATCCCGCTGCTGACTTACTTCGTCGTGGTCTTCGGCGCGGGCATGCTCATCGGCCATTGGCTCAAGCTCGGCTACCCGCGCACCACCACGCTGGCCTTCACCGCCGCCGGCAACAACTTCGAACTGGCCATCGCGGTGGCCATCGCCACCTTCGGCGCCACCAGCGGCCAGGCTTTGGCCGGAGTAGTGGGCCCGCTGATCGAGGTTCCCATCCTTGTAGCGCTGGTCTACGTCGCCTTGTGGGCACGCAAATTCTTCCCAGCTTTCGAATCTTCCACCACTTCTGCCTAA
- a CDS encoding ArsR/SmtB family transcription factor — protein MSTATVKPASGNCGVPAADVCCAPSPGEAILNAGEAEALALRFKALGDPNRLRILSIVSASESAETCVCDLPEPLGLKQPTVSHHLKILVDAGILHREKRGVWAYYSVVPGALESLGASLATRP, from the coding sequence GTGAGCACAGCCACCGTGAAACCTGCCAGCGGGAATTGCGGCGTGCCAGCAGCCGACGTCTGCTGCGCGCCATCGCCCGGAGAGGCAATCCTGAATGCCGGGGAGGCCGAAGCGCTGGCGCTGCGCTTCAAGGCCCTGGGGGATCCCAACCGCCTGCGCATCCTATCCATTGTCTCCGCCAGCGAGTCGGCAGAGACGTGCGTCTGCGACCTGCCCGAACCACTGGGCCTCAAGCAACCGACGGTCTCGCACCACCTGAAAATCCTGGTGGATGCCGGAATCCTGCACCGCGAAAAGCGCGGGGTGTGGGCGTACTACTCTGTCGTGCCTGGCGCATTGGAATCCTTGGGCGCCAGCCTGGCGACCAGGCCCTAG
- a CDS encoding CDGSH iron-sulfur domain-containing protein — protein sequence MIDGHSASGAAMITVCPQGPLLLRGDFEIVDAEGQSIDARQGPVALCRCGGSAIKPFSDGTHKLMKFERPKQGTGSCPTARASGSCL from the coding sequence ATGATCGACGGACACAGCGCTTCGGGAGCAGCCATGATTACCGTCTGCCCGCAGGGCCCATTGCTGCTCAGGGGAGATTTTGAAATCGTGGATGCCGAGGGGCAATCCATCGACGCCCGGCAAGGACCCGTAGCGCTATGCCGCTGCGGGGGCTCTGCCATCAAGCCCTTTTCCGATGGCACGCATAAGCTCATGAAGTTCGAGCGTCCGAAGCAGGGTACTGGCTCGTGCCCGACGGCAAGGGCGTCGGGGTCTTGCCTGTAA
- a CDS encoding iron-containing redox enzyme family protein, producing MLYELHHRGFAEVDDRWEWDPGLISLRARIEEDFEQALRDVAGPLPSVEPMSSEVAQALFELAADDAGPSVSKFIQRQVDAAQAREFLILKSIYQLKEADPHTWAIPKLEGCAKTAMVEIQADEYGNGHLPRMHSELFRKTMRGLGLRDDFGAYIDSIPAVTLAAVNMISLFGMHRRLRGAITGHLALYEMTSSIPQAAYARGFRRLGYESPVTDYFDEHVEADAVHEQIAGRDLAGGLAEDEPDPVPDIIFGAQAAAAVDALAGAKYSDAWEAGRSALHAGAGAVV from the coding sequence GTGCTCTACGAACTGCACCATCGGGGATTTGCAGAGGTCGATGATCGCTGGGAATGGGACCCCGGGCTCATTTCGCTTCGAGCCCGGATCGAGGAGGACTTCGAGCAAGCGCTTCGCGATGTGGCAGGTCCGCTTCCCAGCGTGGAACCGATGTCGTCCGAGGTGGCCCAAGCCCTGTTCGAGCTCGCTGCTGATGATGCTGGACCGTCGGTCTCGAAGTTCATCCAGCGCCAGGTCGATGCCGCTCAAGCACGCGAATTCTTGATTCTTAAGTCGATTTACCAGCTCAAGGAAGCTGATCCACATACCTGGGCGATCCCTAAACTTGAGGGCTGTGCAAAAACCGCAATGGTGGAGATCCAGGCTGATGAGTACGGAAATGGGCATTTGCCGCGAATGCATAGCGAGCTGTTCAGGAAGACGATGAGGGGCCTGGGCCTGCGTGATGACTTCGGCGCGTACATAGACAGCATTCCGGCGGTGACGCTGGCGGCAGTGAACATGATTTCGCTCTTCGGCATGCACCGGCGGCTTCGGGGAGCCATCACCGGCCACCTGGCCCTGTACGAGATGACTTCCTCGATACCCCAGGCGGCTTATGCCCGCGGGTTCCGGCGCTTGGGATATGAATCCCCGGTGACCGATTACTTCGATGAGCATGTGGAAGCTGATGCGGTCCATGAGCAAATCGCCGGCCGCGACCTAGCTGGCGGGCTGGCTGAAGACGAACCGGATCCGGTACCCGACATAATCTTCGGCGCCCAAGCCGCGGCCGCCGTTGACGCGTTGGCCGGCGCGAAGTACTCGGACGCGTGGGAAGCTGGCAGATCGGCGTTGCATGCCGGGGCAGGGGCAGTCGTATGA